Proteins encoded in a region of the Vicinamibacterales bacterium genome:
- a CDS encoding BrxA/BrxB family bacilliredoxin: protein MMVQRYPEPFIAPMREELTALGFEELRTPDAVDQALARPGTTLLVVNSVCGCAAGKARPGIAMALRNATRPAHLGTVFAGADIESTEQARARMAPYPPSSPSIALFKDGALAFMLERRDIEGRPAERIAEALAAAFDQHCQ, encoded by the coding sequence ATGATGGTGCAACGCTATCCCGAACCGTTCATCGCGCCCATGCGCGAGGAGTTGACCGCCCTGGGCTTCGAGGAGCTCCGGACGCCGGACGCGGTGGATCAGGCCCTGGCCCGACCTGGCACGACGCTCCTCGTGGTGAACTCGGTCTGCGGCTGCGCCGCCGGCAAGGCCCGGCCCGGGATCGCGATGGCGCTCAGGAACGCCACGCGGCCGGCCCACCTCGGGACGGTGTTCGCGGGCGCCGACATCGAATCCACCGAGCAGGCGCGTGCCCGCATGGCGCCCTACCCGCCGTCGTCGCCCTCGATCGCGCTCTTCAAGGACGGCGCGCTCGCGTTCATGCTCGAGCGGCGGGACATCGAAGGGCGCCCGGCCGAGCGGATCGCCGAGGCCCTGGCGGCGGCGTTCGACCAGCACTGCCAGTAA